A single window of Chondrinema litorale DNA harbors:
- a CDS encoding mechanosensitive ion channel family protein — protein sequence MFNIINEYTQNRYLVQLILTLAGIITGLIVRLLIIGIGKIYLKKWDGKTVKMLFKHLKGTLYTIFPLVFSLILISNYPEKELINAPYIKALQILLITCFAWLVVKLLYFIEELIYSQYDIAKEDNYRERKIITQLQYVRKVAVIVVVIIAASIILLSFDSLKKFGTGLLASAGIASVIIGFAAQKSLANLLAGIQIAFTQPIKIEDAVFVENEWGWIEEINLTYVVIKIWDLRRLILPITYFIENPFQNWTRKEANLLGSVFLYTDFRLPVEELRQELKTILENEPLWDKKAWVLQVSDIKEDTMELRALMTARNSPQTWDLRCSVREKLIKFISEKYPEYLPKSRVFLQNPDSGDKLKEHKNTPVLNRENND from the coding sequence ATGTTTAACATAATTAATGAATACACTCAAAACCGCTATCTAGTACAATTAATATTAACCTTGGCAGGAATTATCACAGGTCTGATAGTTAGGTTATTAATTATTGGAATTGGAAAAATCTATTTAAAAAAATGGGATGGTAAAACTGTAAAAATGCTTTTTAAGCATTTGAAAGGTACACTTTACACGATCTTTCCATTAGTTTTTTCATTAATTCTAATTTCAAATTACCCAGAAAAAGAATTAATTAATGCTCCATATATTAAAGCATTACAAATTTTACTAATTACTTGTTTTGCTTGGCTTGTAGTAAAACTTCTTTATTTTATTGAAGAACTTATTTATAGCCAATATGACATTGCTAAAGAGGATAATTACAGAGAGCGTAAGATAATTACTCAGTTACAGTATGTGAGAAAAGTTGCAGTAATTGTTGTAGTTATAATAGCAGCTTCAATAATTTTGCTTAGCTTTGATAGTTTAAAAAAGTTTGGCACTGGTTTGCTAGCTTCTGCCGGTATTGCCAGTGTTATTATTGGTTTTGCAGCACAAAAATCTTTAGCAAACCTATTAGCCGGAATCCAAATAGCCTTTACACAGCCTATTAAAATTGAAGACGCTGTTTTCGTAGAAAATGAGTGGGGATGGATAGAAGAAATTAATCTTACCTATGTAGTTATAAAGATATGGGACTTACGAAGATTAATTTTACCAATTACTTATTTTATTGAAAATCCTTTTCAAAACTGGACTCGAAAAGAGGCCAACTTGCTTGGCTCAGTATTTCTATACACCGATTTTAGATTACCAGTAGAAGAACTTAGACAAGAGCTAAAAACTATATTGGAGAATGAGCCTCTGTGGGATAAAAAAGCATGGGTACTGCAAGTATCAGACATTAAAGAAGATACTATGGAACTCAGGGCTTTAATGACTGCTAGAAACTCTCCACAAACTTGGGATTTAAGATGTAGTGTTAGAGAAAAGTTAATTAAATTTATTTCGGAAAAATATCCAGAATATTTACCGAAATCTCGTGTTTTTTTGCAGAATCCAGATTCAGGAGATAAACTGAAAGAGCATAAAAATACACCAGTTTTGAATAGAGAAAATAACGATTAA